A single genomic interval of Spirosoma linguale DSM 74 harbors:
- a CDS encoding conserved hypothetical protein (KEGG: rpa:RPA2819 hypothetical protein), producing the protein MIIADENIDHSLILSIRNLGIEVYSVYESNRGIRDETVIESSRNPPRVILTEDKDFGEWVFAHNVKGISVLFLRYHFKETEAMREVLINLLTERLAELVGCFTTITIQKIRTRRID; encoded by the coding sequence ATGATTATCGCTGACGAAAACATTGATCATAGCCTTATTTTATCAATTCGTAACCTGGGTATTGAGGTATACTCAGTGTATGAATCTAACAGAGGCATTCGTGATGAAACCGTAATAGAGTCATCACGGAATCCGCCACGTGTTATTCTAACAGAAGATAAAGATTTCGGTGAGTGGGTATTTGCGCATAATGTAAAAGGAATTAGTGTCCTTTTTCTTCGGTATCACTTTAAAGAGACCGAAGCTATGCGTGAAGTTCTAATTAATCTTCTGACCGAACGACTAGCCGAATTAGTGGGGTGTTTCACCACCATAACGATTCAAAAAATCAGAACCCGTCGAATCGACTGA
- a CDS encoding 1-(5-phosphoribosyl)-5-((5-phosphoribosylamino) methylideneamino)imidazole-4-carboxamideisomerase (PFAM: histidine biosynthesis protein~KEGG: hypothetical protein ; K01814 phosphoribosylformimino-5-aminoimidazole carboxamide ribotide isomerase) has product MHIIPAIDLIDGKAVRLTQGDYNQKKEYNARPLEVAKQFEDAGLTRLHLVDLDGAKEKRVINWKVLELITSKTSLHVDFGGGVQSDEDLRVVFECGAKQVTGGSIAVKNPDQMERWLSQLGSEKLILGADAKNEKIAVSGWEEGTDVWIYDFLQNWVEKGVKYVISTDVAKDGLLQGPSFDLYRNMQDQFPDLNIIASGGVSNMADIETLADMNVFGVIVGKAIYEGRVTLKELQKISGL; this is encoded by the coding sequence ATGCATATAATTCCTGCTATTGACCTCATTGATGGTAAAGCCGTCCGGCTTACTCAGGGCGACTACAACCAGAAGAAAGAATACAACGCCCGGCCGCTGGAAGTGGCCAAACAGTTTGAAGATGCCGGTCTGACTCGCCTGCATTTGGTAGACCTCGACGGCGCCAAGGAAAAGCGCGTTATCAACTGGAAAGTTCTCGAATTGATAACGTCAAAGACCAGTCTGCACGTCGATTTCGGCGGTGGCGTTCAGTCGGATGAAGATTTACGGGTTGTGTTCGAGTGCGGGGCTAAGCAAGTGACCGGTGGCAGTATTGCCGTAAAAAATCCTGATCAGATGGAACGTTGGCTTTCGCAACTGGGCTCCGAGAAACTGATTTTGGGCGCTGACGCCAAAAATGAAAAGATTGCCGTTAGCGGCTGGGAAGAAGGTACCGATGTCTGGATCTATGACTTCCTCCAGAACTGGGTTGAGAAAGGAGTCAAATACGTGATCAGTACCGATGTGGCGAAAGACGGGCTGTTACAGGGGCCTTCGTTCGATCTATACCGCAACATGCAGGACCAGTTTCCTGACCTGAACATCATTGCCAGCGGGGGCGTCAGCAACATGGCCGATATTGAAACCCTGGCCGATATGAACGTCTTCGGCGTTATCGTTGGTAAAGCGATTTACGAAGGGCGCGTGACGTTAAAGGAACTGCAAAAGATCAGTGGGCTATAA
- a CDS encoding imidazole glycerol phosphate synthase, glutamine amidotransferase subunit (TIGRFAM: imidazole glycerol phosphate synthase, glutamine amidotransferase subunit~PFAM: glutamine amidotransferase class-I; CobB/CobQ domain protein glutamine amidotransferase; SNO glutamine amidotransferase~KEGG: fph:Fphi_0065 imidazole glycerol phosphate synthase subunit HisH), whose protein sequence is MKTVIIKYNAGNVQSVMYALDRLGASYLLTDDEAEIRSADKVIFPGVGEASTAMAYLRERGLDKLIPSLKQPVLGTCVGMQLMCRYSEENDTTCMGIFDIDVRRFPNDAGLKVPHTGWNNIHTLRGPLTEGLTDNAYVYFVHSYAADVCPETTAICDYVRPFSAMLHRDNFYAAQFHAEISGNVGQRILENFLTL, encoded by the coding sequence ATGAAAACTGTCATTATTAAATATAACGCGGGGAACGTCCAGTCGGTAATGTACGCGCTGGATCGGCTGGGAGCCAGTTATCTGCTTACCGACGATGAAGCCGAAATCCGCTCGGCTGATAAGGTTATCTTTCCCGGCGTTGGCGAAGCCAGTACGGCCATGGCATATCTGCGGGAACGTGGATTGGATAAACTGATTCCGTCGCTCAAACAGCCGGTGCTCGGTACCTGCGTAGGGATGCAGCTCATGTGCCGGTATTCCGAAGAGAACGATACGACCTGCATGGGTATCTTCGATATCGATGTTCGGCGGTTTCCGAACGATGCTGGGCTGAAAGTGCCGCATACCGGCTGGAACAACATCCATACGCTGCGCGGGCCGCTCACGGAAGGCTTAACGGACAATGCGTATGTTTATTTCGTTCATAGTTACGCAGCCGATGTCTGCCCCGAAACGACCGCCATCTGCGATTATGTCCGACCGTTCAGTGCCATGCTGCACCGGGATAATTTTTACGCAGCCCAGTTCCACGCCGAAATCAGCGGAAATGTGGGGCAGCGGATTTTAGAAAACTTTTTGACGTTGTAG